The DNA segment GGCAATTTGATTGAACTTGATCCAAGAGTTAGGTAATTCACGGGTTCGTTGCTGCCAAAAAGCATAGTGCTGCTCGGTGCCGAGTGTGGCATAGCGTGGCGGCAGTGCGGGGAAATCATGGCTGCCATCGGGGCGGACACCGTAGTTGATTTTAACGGTTTCATACCAGTCGTTCATATCCGGCTTGGCAAGGCGTGAGCCGTTTCCCGTCCATTTGGCGGGGATCTCTTCAAATTGACCATCACTTAGGGGATGCGACTCGCCGCCTAAAGGTTTGAGGCTATCAGGCAAATCGGGCACTTGAAAGCCAGAGGACTGCTTTTTATCAGTCACATAGTAAAAGTTATTATGCTTTGCATATTCAAGGGTTTGATTATCATCTTCACCAAAATCGCGTACGCCCTCGGGCTTAGTGATGGAATGGTAATTACGCGCCACATGGTTGGGCACTATATCGATAATCACCTTTAAGCCTTGCTTGTGGGTGCGCTCGATAAGTGCTTGAAACTCCTGTAAACGCTTGGCGGGATCGACAGCTAAATCGGGGTTTACGTTGTAATAATCTTTAACCGCATAGGGCGAACCGGCTCGGCCCTTAACTACATCGGGATCATCATTACTGACGCCAATCGCACTGTAATCGCCAATTAAGGCGTGGTGGGGCACCCCGTATACCACACATGGGTAACGCCTAAGTCTTTGATACTTTTGAGCGCTGTGTCATCAATATCATTAAATTTACCCACACCGTTTTCGCTAATCGTGCCCCAAGGTTTATTGGTGGTGTTTTTATTGCCATAGAGTCTGGTAAAGACTTGATAAACAATGGGTTTAAACTTATTTGCTTGCTCACTATTGTGATGGGCTGGCAGGATTTCGCCTTCGGCCACATTTGGATTGGCTTCCATGGTTTTAGCCGCCACTGCTTGTAACGCCATTGCTTGAGTGGTGATTGCTGGGGCGGCCATGGTGCAAAAGGTGCTAATGCTGCTGAGGGCTAATAGGGTTAATCCCTGTTGCCAGCGATAAGCGCGACGTTTGCTGCTGTTAGATAATAGAAAATTCAACCTAGATTCCTTTACTGACTTGGCGGCCAAACTGTGGTTTGGCCGCTGTTAGCTAAGCATGCTTAGCTGTTTGATTGAGTATGGGTTATTGGTGATTAAGCTCAAGCAACATGACGCCAGTATGGGGCAGAGTAACTGATTGATTAAGCTTGAACTTATCCCCTGTGAAGACTGAGTTTACCGAGCTATTTCCCGCCAATACCTTGTTAAATCGGCTTAAATCCAGCGTTTGTGTTTGGTTATTCTTGTTGTAAATCACCATCACTTTATCCGCATCGGCTTGGTAGCAGGCATTGCCCGCTGTGGGGTGTTTTGCCGCGCATCGAAATTGCACATAAACGCCGTTTTGCGGCACAAAGTGCAGTAAATCGCCTGTTTGCAGCGCGGCTGAATGTTTACGGTAATTGAGTAGGGTGCGTACAAACGCAAGCGCTTGTTGCTGTTTTGCGTTTAGCCCTTTACCGCTAAAACCGCTTACCTTGCTATTGGCAAAGCCACCCGGAAAATCGCTACGCACTACACCGTCGTGGCGGCCTTCGGTTGGGCTGGTCATCAATACTTCTGTGCCGTAAAACAGCTGTGGAATCCGTTTGGCCGTTAACACATAGGTGAGGGCCATTTGGTACAGCGGCAGGTTTTCTTTCAGCAGACTATAAATCCGATTGGTGTCGTGGTTGCCTTCAAAGAGGACTAACTGGCTTGGGTTAGCATACACCACATCATTCGCTAACATCTCGTAAAGCTTGATAAAACCAGTATCCCAGCCTTCGGGCTCGTTTAGGCTTTCAACCAGCTTTTCATAGAGTGGAAAGTCCATCAGGCTAGGTAAATCCGAGCGATAGCCATCGGCATTGATTTTGCCTTTTTGCCAATAGGAGACGGTAATGGGATTGGCGGTCCACTCTTCGCCGACAATATTAAAATGTGGGTATTCGGCCATTAAGGCCTTTGACCATTTGGCTAAAAAGGTTTTATCAGCGTAGGAGTAGGTGTCTTCGCGAATGCCCGAAAGCCCTGCGTATTCCACCCACCAAATGCTGTTTTGAATTAGATAAGTCGCAAGTTTTGGGTTGCGCTGATTGAGATCGGGCATCGAATCGACAAACCAACCGTCGACAAAGTCACTTTTATCCTGTGTGTCGGCGTAGGGATCTTGCACTGTGGTGCGTCTATGACTGGTAAAACTCGGGCTGGTAGAACTGGCGGCTGGAGCCGTTTTGGCATCAGTGATATTGGGCTTTAGTGGGTAGTTGAGCCAGTCACTGCTCGGTAAATCCTTTAACCACCAATGGTTTGAGCCGATATGGTTAAGCACTACGTCTTTAATCACCCCAAGACCATGCTGTTTGGCCTCTGTGACTAACTTTTGGTAATCCTGATTGCTGCCAAAACGCGGGTCAACCCGATACAGATTGGTAATGGCGTAACCATGGTAGGAGTATTGGGCTTGGTTATTTTCAAGCAGTGGGTTGATCCACAGCTGAGTGACACCTATTTTGGCTAAGTAATCTAAGTGCTGGCGTATACCTTCGATATCGCCGCCATGGCGGCCATCGGAATTATCAGGCGCCGCATGCTCGAGCATATCGGCTTGATTGTCATTGTTTGGGTTGCCATTGGCGAATCGGTCTGGGGTGATAAGGTAAATCACATCTTTATTACTAAAGCCTTGGCGTTCGCGGCTGCCATCTGCCCGCGCAGCTAAAGTGTAGGGCAGTTGGAAGAGCTGCTTGTCGCCAGCGAGAATGCGGATATCAAAGGTCTGCGGCTTGGCTTGGCGCAAATCTAAATTGATAAACAAATAATGGGGATTATCCGTCTGCTCTATTCCTTCAAACACCACATCTTGGCCAGTAATCTCAACCTTAAGTTGCGTCGCATCCGCGGGCAGTGCATTGCTGTGGAGCATCAGTTGCAGCTTAGGATTATTCATGCCCGCCCACCAAGAGAGCGGTTCGAGATGAAAAGATGCTGTACTGCTGACGGGGCTATTGTTGGTCTGCGCCGAAATAGATAAGGGAGAAGAGGCGGTTAACACAAGGGCGAAGAGTAGACTGTGACGTATCATACTATGGGCCTTTTATCGGGTAGGTTTTAAGTGTGACGTATCATACTATGGGCCTTTTATCGGGTAGGTTTTAAGTGTGACTTTAGAAATAAAGAGCGGCGTATCATCTCACTATTATTATGGGTAAAAGAAAAGCCTGCTTCACAGTGAAGCAGGCTTTTACGATGACAGCTTACAGAGAGTAGGTTAAACCAAGGAAATATTGTCTACCGAAGTATTGAATTGTTCCGGTTTGATGCTCTTCACCAAAGTAAGTTTTATTAGGCTCATCGGTGAGGTTATTGATTTGGAACAGGAACTTAAGTCCGTTGTCCAGCGCATAAGAAGCCTGATAATCCACAATCGTTTCTGCATCAAAGAACGCCAGTTGAGATTCAACCGCAACTTGCTCTGACACATAACTACTACGGTATCTCATGCTCACACGGGTATCGAAACCATCCAAGGTGTAGAACAGGGTAGTGTTCAGCACGTTTTCTGACAGACCTGGTAATGGAATGGTCAGGTTAGAACCGCTTAAGTCTGTAGTGAATTCCACTTCACTGTCTGAATAGGAATAGCTACCAGTGAAACCTAAACCATCTAAAGGTGACGGTAGGAAATCAAACACTTGGGTATAGCCTAACTCGATACCACGGATATAACCGCCTTTATCGTTGTTGATGGCTGTTTGATATTGGCCTTCATCTTTAACAACTGGGAACTCAACGCCATTGTCGATAATTGTATCGGGCACGATAAAGCCATTCGCTTCAAAATCAAATGGTTGAATAGTGAAGTTGTTGATGAAAGATTTAATATCTTTATAGAACAAGGCCACAACGACCGCACCTTCAGACTCTTCAAAGTAGTGCTCGTAGGACAAGTCATATTGATCCGCATAGAAAGGATCTAATAACGGACTGGTGTTACCCCACGCATTGTACTTTTTGTATCCTGGCGTAGCAGAGTCGTCATACCAAGAACCCATACCTGACTTTAACTTGTCGATTGGTGGGCGTGACATCACAGAGGCCGCTGCAAAACGCAGTTGATCGTTTTCAGTCAGGTGGAAGGTTAAGTTCAGTGACGGTAAGTAGTCGGTATAGGTTTTGCCGACCTTGTTACGGATATAATCCGTGCTTACGACGCCTTGCTCATCGGTAATGGCTTCACCTAAACCATAACCAACTTGTTGCAGACCCGTACTGCTTTGATCTGTGTGTACGACACGTACACCTAAGTTACCTGTGACTTTAACATCGCCGATATCGAAGTCTAAGTTTGCCTGCACGTAACCGGCTAATACATCTTCATTGACCGCGCCGCTTTGGATCATGGTCCAGTTATTTGACCAGTTCGCCGTTGGAGTGAAAGGTGATTGGCCAGTTGCCGCCAGTTGTGCGTTCACCAGTTCAATGGCTTTGTTAAAGTCAATGGCGAGGAAACTTGGGTAACCTGCTAATTCACCACCAAAATCTACCACTTTGGCCATATCGCCGTTCAGTGCTAGGACTGGTTGATTATCAGGGTTTTTACCAAACTCGAAACCGTAACCTGCCTGTGAACGCTGTGCGTTGAATTCACGTTCAGCATAACGCACACCAAAATCAACAGAAGAGACAAAGCTGGTGTCTAGGACATAGTTAAAATCGAGTTTGTAGGCAATCAGATCGTTTTGCTGATTATACGGCCACATACCCACTTCTTTAAGACCTAGGGTCGAGGTATTTGTGTAGTCGTTAGCAAAGCTGACATCTGCAGGATTTAAGCCATTCAGTTGATAAGTAACAGATTCAGCTGAGCGAACTTCATTGCCTAGATCATCGTACAACACGGCGCGAGTACCGCCGTTAACGAATTCACCATCGGCTTTGGAATAGCTGACATCGGCCGCCACTGTCAGTGCGCCACCGTTATTCCATTCAAGGTTCAAAGAGCCTGAAGTCAATTCTGAGTATTTTGAGTCGTTATCGTTGATCACGAAAACCGCAAAGTTATCCGTGCCATCAGTAGAGACTGTACCACCCGTCATAGAACCGTTTTCGACAACGGCATCGCTGATAGTGCCGTTTTTCAATGACTTGACGCGGAAACCACGGGCAAAGTTTTCAGAGGTAAATTTAGAGTGAAATAGATCGCCTTTCACACTCAGGCTATCACTCGGTTGCCAATGGATAGCAGCCATATAACCATCACGGGTATCGTCGCCGCCTTTTTGTTGCAGTTCAAAACCTTCACTAATCGCTTCGGTTACACCGTCACCGTTAACGTCTTTTTTATCATCATTAAAACGTAACCCAATGAATTGACTTGCAACATAAGGTTGATACAGGTGAGCATAGCCCACAGCAACCCCTAAGGTGTCTTCCAGGAATTTACCTTGATAAGCGAGACTTAAACGATTGCCGTATTGCTCTGCATCGGAGATTTCATCGGCGCGATCGTTAAAGCTGCCGCGGGCATTGATATTGAATGATTGATCTTTGTCATTCTTCAGCGGATCGGCGGTTTTTAATTCAACCGTACCGGCCACGCCGCCTTCGATCAGTGAGGCTTTAGGTGTTTTGTAAACCGCTGCCTGACTAATTAATTCGGATGGATATTGGTCAAACTCAATGGCGCGTTTACCACCAGTGGTCACCTGTTCGTGGCCATTGAGGGTTGCAAACACGAAATCGCCATCCAGACCACGGATGTTCAAACCACTAGCTTGGCCGCCAGTACGAACAGCGGTGACGCCTGGTAAACGGGTTAACGCATCGGCGATAGATTGGTCGGGCAGGGCGCCGAGATCGTCGGCAGAGATAGATTCAGATACGGTATCGCCAAAACGTTTTTCATTAAGCGATTTGATCACACTAGTTCTGAAGCCTTTAACTTGGATTACTTCAATTTCGGCATCTTTTGCTTTTAGGTCTTTTTCTTTTACATCATCTGCTGCGTAGGAGTGCATACTGGCGCCTGCAGCAACGAGTGCTAAGGTCAGCAAGCTGGGTTTAAATCGCATCATTTCTATCTTCCCCTTGAAGTCGCTTTTTACCGCTTATGTAGAGCGTTTTATCGTTATTACCGCATTGTTTTTGCGGCCTTTTTTTGGTATCTCGGCGCTTAATTGACTGCATAAGTGCTGCGTTTATGACCAAATTGTTATGCAACGGTGAAGATACTACTCCCGAGAATCTTGGCGTCACAATATTGTGCATACGTATTCAATAGGTCATTGGCCTGCCAAAACCGGCATTTCGGCCAAAAAACTCCGATTTTATCTCTGGCTATTTCAACGCAACCTTATGTTAGTAAAGGGTTAATTTTATCTTTATCAGACAAGTCTAATGATAGTCTGTTTTGCATACGTATGCAGGCGTATTGAACCTTATTTCCCTGTTCACGTATGCTCGTTGCCACTAATACAAGCCGTAGCGCCTTTACTCCGCAGTAACATGATTGTAACTGCTCATGTGAGAGTTTTTGGGTTAGCGCGCTGAAGAATAAGGATAAAGGGGCAATATGAGTGAGTTAACTTGGTGGCGTGGAGCCGTGATCTATCAAATCTATCCACGTAGCCTTTTGGATACTAATGGTGATGGCGTTGGCGATCTGCGCGGTATTATCACCAAGTTGGACTATATTGCCAGCCTGAATGTGGATGCCATTTGGATTTCGCCGTTCTTTAAATCGCCCATGGACGATTTTGGTTACGATATCAGTGACTATCGTGAGGTGGATCCACTGTTTGGTTCGATGCAGGATTTCGATGAGCTGATCGAAAAAGCCCATCAACGTGGCATTAAAGTCATTATCGACCAAGTGCTCAGCCATACGTCGGATCAGCATGCTTGGTTTTGTGAGAGCCGCGAGAGCCGCACCAATCCTAAGGCCGATTGGTATGTGTGGGCCGATCCTAAAGAAGATGGAACGGCGCCAAACAACTGGTTAGCGATTTTCGGTGGTTGCGCCTGGGAGTGGGAACCGCGCAGACAACAGTATTATCTGCACAACTTTTTACGCAGTCAGCCCGATATAAACTTCCATAATCCTGAAGTGCGTCAAGCCGTGTTAGATAATGTGGAGTTTTGGTTGAAGAAGGGCGTCGATGGTTTCCGCTTAGATGCCATTACCTTCTGTTATCACGATGAGCAGCTTAGGGATAATCCGGCAAAACCTAAGGATAAACGCCAAGGTCGCGGATTTAGTGAAGATAATCCCTACGCCTATCAGTACCATTACTACAATAATGATCGTCCGCAAACGATTCTATTTATTGAAGAATTGCGCCAGTTGATCAATCGCTATCCGGGTGCTGTGACCTTAGGCGAAGTCTCCGCTGAGGATTCTCTCGCCGTGATGGCTGCCTATACCAAGGGTGAAGAGCGCTTACATATGGCCTACAGTTTCGAGCTGCTGACCGATGACTATAGCGCCGCTTATATTCGCCAAACCGTCGAGGCACTCGAAGCGAGTATTGGTGATGGTTGGCCTTGCTGGGCGATTGGTAACCACGATGTGCAGCGCGTTGCAAGCCGTTGGGGACGGGGCAAGCAAACCCACGACATGGTGAAAATGCTTAATGCCATGCTCAGCTCACTTCGCGGCAGTGTTTGTAGTTACCAAGGAGAAGAGCTTGGCTTAACCGAGGCGCCAATTGAATACCATGAATTGCAGGATCCCTTCGGTAAAACTTTCTGGCCAATGTTTAAGGGCCGTGACGGTTGCCGCACTCCGATGCCGTGGGAACAGCACGCCGATTTTAGCGGCTTTAGCCAAGTAACACCTTGGTTGCCTGTGGCGAATGCACACAGAGCATTGGCGGTCGATGTGCAGGAAGCCGATCCCGCTTCAATGCTGCAGGGCTATCGTCAGTTCCTCGCGTGGCGCAAAGGCTATCCTATTTTAATTGAAGGGGAGATTGAGTTCCTCGACGCGCCTGAACCTTTATTGGTATTTGTGCGCACGCTCGGTGAGCAAAAGTTACTGGTGTGCTTCAATCTGCTAGATCAGGAAATTGAATGGTCACTGAAGGAGCTCAACCTGCAGCAAGAAATTACCGGTCACGGGTTGAAAACTGCGCAAAGGGTCGCCGACACATTGACATTTTCGGCCTACGCCTGCTTTTATGCGCTGTTGAACTAGTTTTCAACCGCGCATAACACCACTTCGGATGGGCAGCACAAATTCATTGTGACTGTCTGTCGTGGTACGAAAACGCCTAAGGGACATTCCCTTTAGATAATAAAAACATGATTAGAGAGCACAACTATGGCGTCATCTATAAACACCAGCAGCCACACGAGCAGCGTGAGTGAGGCGGGAAACGGTAATTATCGTTTTGCGTTAGTCTCATTGACCTCACTGTTTTTTATGTGGGGCTTTATTACTTGTCTGAACGATATTCTGATCCCCCATCTTAAGGCGGTGTTTTCACTCAATTACACCCAAGCGATGTTGATCCAGTTCTGCTTTTTTGGCGCTTATTTTCTGGTGTCGATCCCTGCGGGACAGCTGGTTAAACGACTCGGTTATCAAAAAGGCATAGTCACAGGGTTAGTGATTGCGAGTATCGGCTGTGGTTTGTTCTACCCAGCAGCGTCCTTTGCGACCTACGGATTGTTCCTCGGCGCGCTGTTTGTTCTGGCCTCAGGGATCACGATTTTACAAGTGGCGGCTAACCCTTATGTTAACGCGCTAGGTAGCAGCCAGACGGCATCGAGCCGCTTAAACCTGACGCAAGCCTTTAACGCGCTAGGGACCACAGTTGCGCCATTTTTTGGCTCGATTTTGATTCTGTCCGTTGCAGCCACGGCATCCTCTGAATTAGCGCAAGCCAATGCCGAGGCGGAAGTGGTTAAGCTACCTTATTTACTGTTAGCGACCGCACTTGCCGTACTGGCGGTGATTTTCGCTAAGCTCGATTTGCCGGTGATCCGTGAACACAGCGAAGCCGCTGCGGGCGAAGTACAAACCCATTTAGGCAAGACTAGCGCACTGCAAAGCACCCATTTGGTGTTAGGTGCGGTGGGGATTTTTGTTTATGTGGGCGCAGAAGTGTCGATTGGTAGCTTCTTAGTTAACTTCCTCGGCGAATCACACATCGTCGGCATGCCAGAAGAGCAAGCGGCCCATTACATCGCCTATTACTGGGGCGGCGCTATGGTCGGGCGCTTTATCGGTTCGGCGGTAATGCAAAAAATTCCTGCTGGCACAGTGCTGGCTTTCAATGCCTTGATGGCGGCATTGTTGGTGCTGGTGGCGATCACCAGCAGCGGCACGCTGGCGATGTGGGCGATTTTGGGCGTGGGATTATTTAACTCGATTATGTTCCCCACTATTTTCAGCTTAGCGCTGCGTGACCTAGGTCCGCACACGTCGCAGGGTAGCGGTATTCTCTGTTTAGCCATTGTGGGTGGTGCGATTGTGCCATTGTTACAAGGCGTGTTAGCCGATAACTTAGGCATTCAATTGGCTTTTGTTCTGCCAGTAGTGTGCTACGGTTTTATCCTGTTCTATGGAGCGAAAGGCTCTAAAATGTAACGGCATTGGCCATTTCGATAAAAGCGATCCCCATGGATCGCTTTTTTATTGGACTTTTTGCCTCTAAAAGGCAACTGGGCATCTGTTTACTTGCGTATTAGTGCCTGACCTCCTATGATCCCCGGTTTTATTACTCACGGTGACCTGTAAATGTTGAATTCTCCGCTTTCTGCCAGCTCGAATGAATTAGTGATCAGTATCTTAGCTATGGTACTGAGCGAAGG comes from the Shewanella seohaensis genome and includes:
- a CDS encoding glycoside hydrolase family 13 protein, with product MIRHSLLFALVLTASSPLSISAQTNNSPVSSTASFHLEPLSWWAGMNNPKLQLMLHSNALPADATQLKVEITGQDVVFEGIEQTDNPHYLFINLDLRQAKPQTFDIRILAGDKQLFQLPYTLAARADGSRERQGFSNKDVIYLITPDRFANGNPNNDNQADMLEHAAPDNSDGRHGGDIEGIRQHLDYLAKIGVTQLWINPLLENNQAQYSYHGYAITNLYRVDPRFGSNQDYQKLVTEAKQHGLGVIKDVVLNHIGSNHWWLKDLPSSDWLNYPLKPNITDAKTAPAASSTSPSFTSHRRTTVQDPYADTQDKSDFVDGWFVDSMPDLNQRNPKLATYLIQNSIWWVEYAGLSGIREDTYSYADKTFLAKWSKALMAEYPHFNIVGEEWTANPITVSYWQKGKINADGYRSDLPSLMDFPLYEKLVESLNEPEGWDTGFIKLYEMLANDVVYANPSQLVLFEGNHDTNRIYSLLKENLPLYQMALTYVLTAKRIPQLFYGTEVLMTSPTEGRHDGVVRSDFPGGFANSKVSGFSGKGLNAKQQQALAFVRTLLNYRKHSAALQTGDLLHFVPQNGVYVQFRCAAKHPTAGNACYQADADKVMVIYNKNNQTQTLDLSRFNKVLAGNSSVNSVFTGDKFKLNQSVTLPHTGVMLLELNHQ
- a CDS encoding TonB-dependent receptor, which encodes MMRFKPSLLTLALVAAGASMHSYAADDVKEKDLKAKDAEIEVIQVKGFRTSVIKSLNEKRFGDTVSESISADDLGALPDQSIADALTRLPGVTAVRTGGQASGLNIRGLDGDFVFATLNGHEQVTTGGKRAIEFDQYPSELISQAAVYKTPKASLIEGGVAGTVELKTADPLKNDKDQSFNINARGSFNDRADEISDAEQYGNRLSLAYQGKFLEDTLGVAVGYAHLYQPYVASQFIGLRFNDDKKDVNGDGVTEAISEGFELQQKGGDDTRDGYMAAIHWQPSDSLSVKGDLFHSKFTSENFARGFRVKSLKNGTISDAVVENGSMTGGTVSTDGTDNFAVFVINDNDSKYSELTSGSLNLEWNNGGALTVAADVSYSKADGEFVNGGTRAVLYDDLGNEVRSAESVTYQLNGLNPADVSFANDYTNTSTLGLKEVGMWPYNQQNDLIAYKLDFNYVLDTSFVSSVDFGVRYAEREFNAQRSQAGYGFEFGKNPDNQPVLALNGDMAKVVDFGGELAGYPSFLAIDFNKAIELVNAQLAATGQSPFTPTANWSNNWTMIQSGAVNEDVLAGYVQANLDFDIGDVKVTGNLGVRVVHTDQSSTGLQQVGYGLGEAITDEQGVVSTDYIRNKVGKTYTDYLPSLNLTFHLTENDQLRFAAASVMSRPPIDKLKSGMGSWYDDSATPGYKKYNAWGNTSPLLDPFYADQYDLSYEHYFEESEGAVVVALFYKDIKSFINNFTIQPFDFEANGFIVPDTIIDNGVEFPVVKDEGQYQTAINNDKGGYIRGIELGYTQVFDFLPSPLDGLGFTGSYSYSDSEVEFTTDLSGSNLTIPLPGLSENVLNTTLFYTLDGFDTRVSMRYRSSYVSEQVAVESQLAFFDAETIVDYQASYALDNGLKFLFQINNLTDEPNKTYFGEEHQTGTIQYFGRQYFLGLTYSL
- a CDS encoding alpha-glucosidase, yielding MSELTWWRGAVIYQIYPRSLLDTNGDGVGDLRGIITKLDYIASLNVDAIWISPFFKSPMDDFGYDISDYREVDPLFGSMQDFDELIEKAHQRGIKVIIDQVLSHTSDQHAWFCESRESRTNPKADWYVWADPKEDGTAPNNWLAIFGGCAWEWEPRRQQYYLHNFLRSQPDINFHNPEVRQAVLDNVEFWLKKGVDGFRLDAITFCYHDEQLRDNPAKPKDKRQGRGFSEDNPYAYQYHYYNNDRPQTILFIEELRQLINRYPGAVTLGEVSAEDSLAVMAAYTKGEERLHMAYSFELLTDDYSAAYIRQTVEALEASIGDGWPCWAIGNHDVQRVASRWGRGKQTHDMVKMLNAMLSSLRGSVCSYQGEELGLTEAPIEYHELQDPFGKTFWPMFKGRDGCRTPMPWEQHADFSGFSQVTPWLPVANAHRALAVDVQEADPASMLQGYRQFLAWRKGYPILIEGEIEFLDAPEPLLVFVRTLGEQKLLVCFNLLDQEIEWSLKELNLQQEITGHGLKTAQRVADTLTFSAYACFYALLN
- a CDS encoding sugar MFS transporter yields the protein MASSINTSSHTSSVSEAGNGNYRFALVSLTSLFFMWGFITCLNDILIPHLKAVFSLNYTQAMLIQFCFFGAYFLVSIPAGQLVKRLGYQKGIVTGLVIASIGCGLFYPAASFATYGLFLGALFVLASGITILQVAANPYVNALGSSQTASSRLNLTQAFNALGTTVAPFFGSILILSVAATASSELAQANAEAEVVKLPYLLLATALAVLAVIFAKLDLPVIREHSEAAAGEVQTHLGKTSALQSTHLVLGAVGIFVYVGAEVSIGSFLVNFLGESHIVGMPEEQAAHYIAYYWGGAMVGRFIGSAVMQKIPAGTVLAFNALMAALLVLVAITSSGTLAMWAILGVGLFNSIMFPTIFSLALRDLGPHTSQGSGILCLAIVGGAIVPLLQGVLADNLGIQLAFVLPVVCYGFILFYGAKGSKM